A genomic region of Saccopteryx bilineata isolate mSacBil1 chromosome 1, mSacBil1_pri_phased_curated, whole genome shotgun sequence contains the following coding sequences:
- the LAG3 gene encoding lymphocyte activation gene 3 protein isoform X2: MGKDQVLVLLLLQLLWVAPVETARPGAEVPEVWTQEGAPVRLPCSPKIPLQDLSLLLRTGGVTWQHLPDSRPPARGPRPVAPAPYTMLRLTPGGLRSGRPPLQPRVQLDERGLRRGDFSLWLRPARRSDAGEYRAAVSFKDRARTCRLRLRVGLASMTVHPSWSLKTNDWVVLNCSFSHPDIPASVHWFQGPSRVPVRESPHHHLVGSFLFLPQVSPLDSGPWSCILTYRDGFNVSITHNLTVLDPEPPVRLTVYAAAGSRVELPCHLPPGVGTQSSLIAKWALPGGGPSLLVAGDNGNFTLQLEAVSQAQAGTYTCCVHLQAQQLCTTVTVAVITVTAKSFGLPGKLRKLLCEVTPASGQERFEWSPLDKRSWRSSPGPWLEVQEASFLSQPWQCHLYQGERLLGTAVYLTEPAGLGAQRFGRAPGAPKTAHLPLFLTLGVLLLLLVASAFGFHLWKRRWRPRRFSALEHGIHPPQAQSKIGDLEQEPDLEPEPDLELEPELELEPELEPQQP, encoded by the exons ATGGGGAAGGACCAGGTTCTGGTCTTGCTGCTTCTGCAACTGCTGTGGGTGGCTCCAG TGGAGACAGcaaggcctggggcagaggtcccAGAGGTGTGGACCCAGGAGGGGGCTCCTGTCCGGCTCCCCTGCAGCCCCAAAATCCCCCTCCAGGATCTCAGCCTTCTTCTGCGAACAGGAGGGGTCACTTGGCAGCATCTACCAGACAG CCGGCCTCCAGCCCGGGGCCCGCGCCCAGTGGCGCCCGCCCCCTACACGATGCTGAGGCTGACTCCCGGGGGCCTGCGCAGCGGGCGGCCGCCGCTGCAGCCCCGCGTGCAGCTGGATGAACGCGGCCTCCGGCGCGGAGACTTCTCCCTTTGGCTGCGCCCAGCCAGACGCTCCGACGCTGGCGAGTACCGCGCGGCCGTGAGCTTCAAGGACCGCGCCCGCACCTGCCGCCTCCGTCTGCGCGTGGGCCTGGCCTCGA TGACTGTCCATCCCTCATGGTCTCTCAAGACCAATGATTGGGTCGTTTTGAACTGCTCCTTCAGCCACCCTGACATCCCAGCCTCGGTGCACTGGTTCCAGGGCCCAAGCAGAGTCCCTGTTCGGGAGTCCCCACATCACCACTTGGTTGGAAGCTTCCTCTTCTTACCCCAAGTCAGCCCCTTGGACTCTGGGCCCTGGAGCTGCATCCTCACCTACAGAGATGGCTTCAATGTCTCCATCACACACAACCTCACTGTTCTGG ATCCAGAGCCTCCAGTCCGTCTGACAGTGTACGCAGCAGCAGGTTCCCGGGTGGAGCTGCCCTGCCACCTCCCTCCTGGTGTAGGGACCCAATCTTCCCTCATTGCCAAGTGGGCTCTTCCTGGGGGAGGCCCTAGCCTGCTGGTGGCTGGAGACAATGGCAACTTTACCCTTCAACTAGAGGCTGTGAGCCAGGCACAGGCTGGGACCTACACCTGTTGCGTCCACCTGCAGGCACAGCAGCTCTGTACCACTGTCACTGTGGCAGTCATCACAG TGACTGCTAAATCCTTTGGGTTACCTGGCAAACTGAGAAAACTGCTTTGTGAGGTGACTCCAGCATCTGGACAGGAACGCTTTGAGTGGAGCCCCCTGGACAAGCGGTCTTGGCGGAGTTCCCCAGGACCCTGGCTGGAAGTGCAGGAGGCCAGCTTCCTTTCCCAGCCCTGGCAGTGCCATCTGTACCAGGGGGAGAGGCTTCTCGGCACAGCTGTATACCTTACGGAGCCGGCTGGCCTAG GTGCCCAGCGCTTCGGGAGAGCCCCAGGAGCCCCGAAAACAgctcatctccctctctttctcactcttggtGTCCTCCTGCTCCTTTTGGTGGCTTCAGCCTTTGGCTTTCACCTTTGGAAAAGACGG TGGCGACCAAGAAGATTCTCTGCTTTAGAGCATGGCATTCACCCACCTCAGGCTCAAAGTAAGATAGGGGATCTGGAGCAAGAACCAGACCTGGAGCCAGAGCCAGACCTGGAGCTGGAGCCAGAGCTGGAGCTAGAGCCGGAGCTGGAGCCACAGCAGCCCTGA
- the LAG3 gene encoding lymphocyte activation gene 3 protein isoform X1, whose translation MGKDQVLVLLLLQLLWVAPVETARPGAEVPEVWTQEGAPVRLPCSPKIPLQDLSLLLRTGGVTWQHLPDRSPSVSPAPSRPPARGPRPVAPAPYTMLRLTPGGLRSGRPPLQPRVQLDERGLRRGDFSLWLRPARRSDAGEYRAAVSFKDRARTCRLRLRVGLASMTVHPSWSLKTNDWVVLNCSFSHPDIPASVHWFQGPSRVPVRESPHHHLVGSFLFLPQVSPLDSGPWSCILTYRDGFNVSITHNLTVLDPEPPVRLTVYAAAGSRVELPCHLPPGVGTQSSLIAKWALPGGGPSLLVAGDNGNFTLQLEAVSQAQAGTYTCCVHLQAQQLCTTVTVAVITVTAKSFGLPGKLRKLLCEVTPASGQERFEWSPLDKRSWRSSPGPWLEVQEASFLSQPWQCHLYQGERLLGTAVYLTEPAGLGAQRFGRAPGAPKTAHLPLFLTLGVLLLLLVASAFGFHLWKRRWRPRRFSALEHGIHPPQAQSKIGDLEQEPDLEPEPDLELEPELELEPELEPQQP comes from the exons ATGGGGAAGGACCAGGTTCTGGTCTTGCTGCTTCTGCAACTGCTGTGGGTGGCTCCAG TGGAGACAGcaaggcctggggcagaggtcccAGAGGTGTGGACCCAGGAGGGGGCTCCTGTCCGGCTCCCCTGCAGCCCCAAAATCCCCCTCCAGGATCTCAGCCTTCTTCTGCGAACAGGAGGGGTCACTTGGCAGCATCTACCAGACAG GTCTCCATCTGTCTCCCCCGCGCCTAGCCGGCCTCCAGCCCGGGGCCCGCGCCCAGTGGCGCCCGCCCCCTACACGATGCTGAGGCTGACTCCCGGGGGCCTGCGCAGCGGGCGGCCGCCGCTGCAGCCCCGCGTGCAGCTGGATGAACGCGGCCTCCGGCGCGGAGACTTCTCCCTTTGGCTGCGCCCAGCCAGACGCTCCGACGCTGGCGAGTACCGCGCGGCCGTGAGCTTCAAGGACCGCGCCCGCACCTGCCGCCTCCGTCTGCGCGTGGGCCTGGCCTCGA TGACTGTCCATCCCTCATGGTCTCTCAAGACCAATGATTGGGTCGTTTTGAACTGCTCCTTCAGCCACCCTGACATCCCAGCCTCGGTGCACTGGTTCCAGGGCCCAAGCAGAGTCCCTGTTCGGGAGTCCCCACATCACCACTTGGTTGGAAGCTTCCTCTTCTTACCCCAAGTCAGCCCCTTGGACTCTGGGCCCTGGAGCTGCATCCTCACCTACAGAGATGGCTTCAATGTCTCCATCACACACAACCTCACTGTTCTGG ATCCAGAGCCTCCAGTCCGTCTGACAGTGTACGCAGCAGCAGGTTCCCGGGTGGAGCTGCCCTGCCACCTCCCTCCTGGTGTAGGGACCCAATCTTCCCTCATTGCCAAGTGGGCTCTTCCTGGGGGAGGCCCTAGCCTGCTGGTGGCTGGAGACAATGGCAACTTTACCCTTCAACTAGAGGCTGTGAGCCAGGCACAGGCTGGGACCTACACCTGTTGCGTCCACCTGCAGGCACAGCAGCTCTGTACCACTGTCACTGTGGCAGTCATCACAG TGACTGCTAAATCCTTTGGGTTACCTGGCAAACTGAGAAAACTGCTTTGTGAGGTGACTCCAGCATCTGGACAGGAACGCTTTGAGTGGAGCCCCCTGGACAAGCGGTCTTGGCGGAGTTCCCCAGGACCCTGGCTGGAAGTGCAGGAGGCCAGCTTCCTTTCCCAGCCCTGGCAGTGCCATCTGTACCAGGGGGAGAGGCTTCTCGGCACAGCTGTATACCTTACGGAGCCGGCTGGCCTAG GTGCCCAGCGCTTCGGGAGAGCCCCAGGAGCCCCGAAAACAgctcatctccctctctttctcactcttggtGTCCTCCTGCTCCTTTTGGTGGCTTCAGCCTTTGGCTTTCACCTTTGGAAAAGACGG TGGCGACCAAGAAGATTCTCTGCTTTAGAGCATGGCATTCACCCACCTCAGGCTCAAAGTAAGATAGGGGATCTGGAGCAAGAACCAGACCTGGAGCCAGAGCCAGACCTGGAGCTGGAGCCAGAGCTGGAGCTAGAGCCGGAGCTGGAGCCACAGCAGCCCTGA
- the PTMS gene encoding parathymosin, whose amino-acid sequence MSEKSVEAAAELSAKDLKEKKEKVEEKASRKERKKEVEEEENGAEEEEEETAEDGEEEDEGEEEDEEEEDDDDEGPALKRAAEEEDEVDPKRQKTENGASA is encoded by the exons ATGTCGGAGAAGAGTGTGGAGGCAGCGGCCGAGCTGAGCGCCAAG gacttgaaggagaagaaagagaaggtggaggagaaaGCGAGCCGGAAAGAGCGGAAGAAAGAAGTGGAG gaggaggagaatggagctgaggaggaagaagaagaaactgctgAGGAcggagaggaggaggatgaaggggaagaagaag ATGAGGAAGAAGAAGATGATGACGACGAAGGGCCCGCGCTGAAGAGAGCTGCTGAAGAGGAG GATGAAGTTGATCCCAAGCGGCAGAAGACAGAAAATGGGGCATCGGCATGA
- the LAG3 gene encoding lymphocyte activation gene 3 protein isoform X3, which yields MGKDQVLVLLLLQLLWVAPVETARPGAEVPEVWTQEGAPVRLPCSPKIPLQDLSLLLRTGGVTWQHLPDRSPSVSPAPSRPPARGPRPVAPAPYTMLRLTPGGLRSGRPPLQPRVQLDERGLRRGDFSLWLRPARRSDAGEYRAAVSFKDRARTCRLRLRVGLASNPEPPVRLTVYAAAGSRVELPCHLPPGVGTQSSLIAKWALPGGGPSLLVAGDNGNFTLQLEAVSQAQAGTYTCCVHLQAQQLCTTVTVAVITVTAKSFGLPGKLRKLLCEVTPASGQERFEWSPLDKRSWRSSPGPWLEVQEASFLSQPWQCHLYQGERLLGTAVYLTEPAGLGAQRFGRAPGAPKTAHLPLFLTLGVLLLLLVASAFGFHLWKRRWRPRRFSALEHGIHPPQAQSKIGDLEQEPDLEPEPDLELEPELELEPELEPQQP from the exons ATGGGGAAGGACCAGGTTCTGGTCTTGCTGCTTCTGCAACTGCTGTGGGTGGCTCCAG TGGAGACAGcaaggcctggggcagaggtcccAGAGGTGTGGACCCAGGAGGGGGCTCCTGTCCGGCTCCCCTGCAGCCCCAAAATCCCCCTCCAGGATCTCAGCCTTCTTCTGCGAACAGGAGGGGTCACTTGGCAGCATCTACCAGACAG GTCTCCATCTGTCTCCCCCGCGCCTAGCCGGCCTCCAGCCCGGGGCCCGCGCCCAGTGGCGCCCGCCCCCTACACGATGCTGAGGCTGACTCCCGGGGGCCTGCGCAGCGGGCGGCCGCCGCTGCAGCCCCGCGTGCAGCTGGATGAACGCGGCCTCCGGCGCGGAGACTTCTCCCTTTGGCTGCGCCCAGCCAGACGCTCCGACGCTGGCGAGTACCGCGCGGCCGTGAGCTTCAAGGACCGCGCCCGCACCTGCCGCCTCCGTCTGCGCGTGGGCCTGGCCTCGA ATCCAGAGCCTCCAGTCCGTCTGACAGTGTACGCAGCAGCAGGTTCCCGGGTGGAGCTGCCCTGCCACCTCCCTCCTGGTGTAGGGACCCAATCTTCCCTCATTGCCAAGTGGGCTCTTCCTGGGGGAGGCCCTAGCCTGCTGGTGGCTGGAGACAATGGCAACTTTACCCTTCAACTAGAGGCTGTGAGCCAGGCACAGGCTGGGACCTACACCTGTTGCGTCCACCTGCAGGCACAGCAGCTCTGTACCACTGTCACTGTGGCAGTCATCACAG TGACTGCTAAATCCTTTGGGTTACCTGGCAAACTGAGAAAACTGCTTTGTGAGGTGACTCCAGCATCTGGACAGGAACGCTTTGAGTGGAGCCCCCTGGACAAGCGGTCTTGGCGGAGTTCCCCAGGACCCTGGCTGGAAGTGCAGGAGGCCAGCTTCCTTTCCCAGCCCTGGCAGTGCCATCTGTACCAGGGGGAGAGGCTTCTCGGCACAGCTGTATACCTTACGGAGCCGGCTGGCCTAG GTGCCCAGCGCTTCGGGAGAGCCCCAGGAGCCCCGAAAACAgctcatctccctctctttctcactcttggtGTCCTCCTGCTCCTTTTGGTGGCTTCAGCCTTTGGCTTTCACCTTTGGAAAAGACGG TGGCGACCAAGAAGATTCTCTGCTTTAGAGCATGGCATTCACCCACCTCAGGCTCAAAGTAAGATAGGGGATCTGGAGCAAGAACCAGACCTGGAGCCAGAGCCAGACCTGGAGCTGGAGCCAGAGCTGGAGCTAGAGCCGGAGCTGGAGCCACAGCAGCCCTGA